A stretch of Drosophila gunungcola strain Sukarami chromosome 3L unlocalized genomic scaffold, Dgunungcola_SK_2 000002F, whole genome shotgun sequence DNA encodes these proteins:
- the LOC128257075 gene encoding threonine aspartase 1, translating to MAGFVAVHTGAGNSIDETKYQRVIKEACLRATDILRNGGSAVDACEAAIVRLENCGYTNAGYGSNLCMDGSVQCDAAIMDGSTLNFGACTNVSRVKNPIQLARRICDAQSSPQLLERIPPMILAGTGAERYADEVGCSLVDPAVLISSKATFQFNHYKSKYDLVVNSRMGKSAAEEPVVVPEPGNEVELAAALDTVGAVCVDGAGNTAAGCSSGGILLKVPGRVGQAATYGAGCWATDTDELAIATCTTGNGEYLMKTLLAREICHGAFSSDCAVTSLHRTFKQKFLDSPLLPRQQDLYAGALTLLYYPGQSSGEVMWSHTTQSFCVGYMATNQRVPKFVHSPLPTYSVPGRSCVVNGHNFHLRI from the exons ATGGCCGGCTTCGTGGCTGTGCACACAG GGGCTGGGAACTCCATCGACGAGACCAAGTACCAGCGGGTGATCAAGGAGGCCTGCCTGCGGGCCACGGACATTCTGCGCAACGGAGGATCCGCCGTGGACGCCTGCGAGGCGGCCATTGTCCGGCTGGAGAACTGCGGCTACACAAACGCCGGCTACGGCTCCAATCTCTGCATGGACGGCTCCGTGCAGTGCGATGCGGCCATAATGGACGGCTCCACGCTGAACTTTGGGGCCTGCACTAATGTCAGCCGGGTGAAGAACCCCATCCAGTTGGCCAGACGCATCTGCGACGCCCAGTCCAGTCCACAGCTCCTGGAGCGCATTCCACCAATGATCCTCGCCGGCACTGGTGCGGAAAGGTATGCCGACGAGGTGGGCTGCTCTTTGGTGGACCCCGCCGTGCTGATCTCATCGAAGGCCACGTTCCAGTTCAATCACTACAAGAGCAAGTACGATCTGGTGGTGAACAGCCGAATGGGCAAGTCGGCCGCCGAGGAACCGGTGGTCGTGCCGGAGCCCGGAAACGAGGTGGAACTGGCCGCCGCTTTGGACACAGTGGGTGCGGTTTGTGTGGATGGGGCGGGAAATACGGCGGCTGGCTGTAGCTCCGGCGGCATCCTGCTGAAAGTTCCCGGAAGGGTGGGCCAGGCGGCCACCTATGGAGCCGGGTGCTGGGCCACCGATACGGACGAGCTGGCCATCGCCACCTGCACAACCGGCAACGGGGAGTACCTGATGAAAACGCTGCTGGCCAGAGAGATCTGCCACGGGGCCTTCAGTAGCGACTGTGCGGTGACCAGTCTGCATCGGACATTCAAGCAAAAGTTCCTCGACTCCCCGCTGCTGCCCCGCCAGCAGGATCTCTACGCCGGCGCACTGACCCTGCTCTACTATCCGGGCCAGAGCAGCGGCGAGGTGATGTGGAGCCACACGACGCAGTCGTTCTGTGTCGGTTACATGGCGACCAACCAGCGGGTGCCAAAG TTTGTGCATTCGCCGCTGCCCACGTACAGCGTCCCGGGCCGATCGTGCGTCGTCAATGGCCACAATTTCCATTTGCGCATTTAA
- the LOC128257076 gene encoding uncharacterized protein LOC128257076 isoform X1: protein MQRIIAIVAIMALGASSVTAQSCQTCQSDNDVYCHNQTSYQNCMKNAPVGKVIECPSGTVCSNSEDVCVASSALTSTILDVCGSSGANGAQCEECSNDAKYACVSRTSYARCSSSGVLLTSNVYDCDSDEICVIQALSTYDTICVPSCAADFVGVTETCSNTVYQPITTTAVPPTTPSAAQKQQACSDGGTSNTASYFYVPYNDDSTCNSYLYCQKSGTDWVAIYMTCAPTKPFFDSTTSKCVDTRPASCSVTTTTTTSATSPQTTYSSTDSTNSDSSTDASTAAASSTPAPSATDSTNASTVDDSSTSAPSATDSTANDSSTVASDFTGATTATPASQSSN from the exons ATGCAGAGGATAATCGCAATTGTGGCCATTATGGCATTGGGAGCATCATCTGTGACGGCACAAAGTTGTCAAACATGCCAGTCGGATAACGATGTGTACTGCCACAATCAGACCTCCTATCAGAATTGCATGA AAAACGCTCCGGTTGGAAAAGTAATCGAGTGTCCCTCGGGCACCGTTTGCTCCAATTCCGAAGATGTGTGTGTGGCTAGCTCTGCCTTGACCTCAACTATCCTGGACGTGTGTGGATCCTCTGGCGCAAACGGTGCCCAGTGTGAAGAGTGCTCGAATGACGCCAAATACGCCTGTGTGAGCAGAACATCCTATGCCCGTTGCTCCTCAAGCGGAGTTCTACTCACCTCCAATGTTTACGACTGTGATTCCGATGAGATTTGTGTCATCCAGGCACTCTCTACGTATGACACCATCTGTGTGCCTTCTTGTGCCGCCGACTTT GTGGGCGTAACCGAAACTTGCAGCAACACTGTATACCAGCCCATCACCACTACAGCTGTTCCGCCGACAACGCCCAGTGCAGCCCAAAAGCAGCAGGCTTGCAGTGATGGCGGAACTAGCAACACTGCCTCTTACTTCTATGTCCCATATAATGACGACTCCACGTGCAACAGTTATCTGTATTGCCAGAAATCGGGCACCGACTGGGTGGCCATCTACATGACCTGTGCCCCAACGAAGCCCTTCTTTGACTCAACCACCAGCAAATGTGTGGACACCAGGCCTGCCAGTTGCTCGGTAACAACAACCACGACCACTAGTGCCACTTCGCCTCAAACCACTTATTCTTCGACTGATTCTACAAATAGTGATTCTTCCACGGATGCGTCTACTGCAGCCGCTTCCTCCACACCTGCTCCATCCGCAACTGATTCAACTAATGCATCTACAGTGGATGATTCTTCTACGTCTGCTCCTTCCGCTACCGATTCAACCGCTAATGATTCCTCCACGGTTGCTTCTGACTTTACAGGTGCGACCACTGCAACACCTGCTTCGCAATCCTCCAACTAA
- the LOC128257076 gene encoding uncharacterized protein LOC128257076 isoform X2, protein MQRIIAIVAIMALGASSVTAQSCQTCQSDNDVYCHNQTSYQNCMKNAPVGKVIECPSGTVCSNSEDVCVASSALTSTILDVCGSSGANGAQCEECSNDAKYACVSRTSYARCSSSGVLLTSNVYDCDSDEICVIQALSTYDTICVPSCAADFVGVTETCSNTVYQPITTTAVPPTTPSAAQKQQACSDGGTSNTASYFYVPYNDDSTCNSYLYCQKSGTDWVAIYMTCAPTKPFFDSTTSKCVDTRPASCS, encoded by the exons ATGCAGAGGATAATCGCAATTGTGGCCATTATGGCATTGGGAGCATCATCTGTGACGGCACAAAGTTGTCAAACATGCCAGTCGGATAACGATGTGTACTGCCACAATCAGACCTCCTATCAGAATTGCATGA AAAACGCTCCGGTTGGAAAAGTAATCGAGTGTCCCTCGGGCACCGTTTGCTCCAATTCCGAAGATGTGTGTGTGGCTAGCTCTGCCTTGACCTCAACTATCCTGGACGTGTGTGGATCCTCTGGCGCAAACGGTGCCCAGTGTGAAGAGTGCTCGAATGACGCCAAATACGCCTGTGTGAGCAGAACATCCTATGCCCGTTGCTCCTCAAGCGGAGTTCTACTCACCTCCAATGTTTACGACTGTGATTCCGATGAGATTTGTGTCATCCAGGCACTCTCTACGTATGACACCATCTGTGTGCCTTCTTGTGCCGCCGACTTT GTGGGCGTAACCGAAACTTGCAGCAACACTGTATACCAGCCCATCACCACTACAGCTGTTCCGCCGACAACGCCCAGTGCAGCCCAAAAGCAGCAGGCTTGCAGTGATGGCGGAACTAGCAACACTGCCTCTTACTTCTATGTCCCATATAATGACGACTCCACGTGCAACAGTTATCTGTATTGCCAGAAATCGGGCACCGACTGGGTGGCCATCTACATGACCTGTGCCCCAACGAAGCCCTTCTTTGACTCAACCACCAGCAAATGTGTGGACACCAGGCCTGCCAGTTGCTCG TGA
- the LOC128257343 gene encoding uncharacterized protein LOC128257343: protein MKMQLIILVLAILSCGLAVEVTLNCEKCLASTDVYCINQTSYRNCIKNAPIGNVINCPTGTVCTNSDVVCVKSSELPENIVDVCGTSGGGTGCAKCTTQKFTCVSRNQFARCSDTTLINSNIYDCDTDEICVSEALDKYDNICVPSCASKFLNLKASCSNSEYTTTTTEAPTTVTPSSEQKKSACSAAATDLNIPATTKYFFTKYNADTTCRSYLYCERSGTTDWSIVYMTCTSSKPFYDSAKSVCVATKPSTCA from the exons ATGAAGATGCAATTGATCATACTAGTTTTGGCCATTCTATCATGTGGCCTAGCTGTTGAGGTGACTCTCAATTGTGAAAAGTGCCTGGCCTCCACCGATGTCTACTGTATCAACCAGACTTCATATAGAAATTGTATAA AAAACGCTCCCATTGGCAATGTGATAAATTGTCCCACAGGAACAGTTTGCACTAATTCCGATGTCGTTTGTGTAAAAAGTTCCGAATTGCCTGAAAATATAGTGGATGTGTGTGGCACCTCTGGAGGTGGAACAGGATGTGCAAAGTGTACAACTCAGAAATTCACTTGTGTCAGCAGAAATCAATTCGCTAGGTGTTCTGATACGACTTTAATCAACTCAAATATCTATGATTGCGACACCGATGAGATTTGCGTCTCAGAAGCTCTGGATAAATACGACAATATCTGTGTGCCCTCATGCGCCAGTAAATTT TTGAATCTGAAAGCGTCGTGCAGCAATAGCGAATACACGACCACGACAACCGAGGCTCCGACTACTGTAACACCCAGTTCGGAACAGAAAAAAAGTGCCTGCAGTGCGGCAGCAACGGATCTTAACATTCCTGCCACCACCAAGTACTTCTTCACAAAATACAATGCGGATACTACCTGCCGCAGTTATCTTTACTGCGAAAGAAGTGGAACTACCGACTGGAGCATTGTATATATGACTTGCACTTCGTCCAAACCGTTCTACGATTCTGCCAAATCCGTTTGTGTGGCAACTAAACCATCTACTTGCGCCTAA
- the LOC128257920 gene encoding protein phosphatase 1 regulatory subunit 12A isoform X26, translating to MSFRSRSRTQAPLASRRRSLSSSSRMAPSSGSSGAYNYNGSSYTSSGSTGRPLSTGYFPSSSGTSSYQSPYASVYSSRDSLYGGGGATGRSSYGNAGSRYDYGASKYHHHHHHQQFTSSSNHYSNQQHSHQPTASSSGPSSTTVTSSASTCHAHAHAPSIAASVANAMPATKTQTHQGNRYYLQLQPTTASSASGSALASGGGHHYHSHLVVGKHISQNYGQSKASALSSSLSTVSSTSSSSASASASNGTGTNGGYDSSRYNPSSYSSAGSSYSASDRYVSPYSSSYDKGVTTASLSFKSPGLSSSNSFKGSRLLKTKSLSASNSSLNAAYGGGVSSTSNGVTSAGATVAAIAATRSNSLREQERKSRNRTRSKSAAQRSISASSEKSEGYESGSERTSRSRLGSTTSTATTSESKSSSSIDKAENGDGIDYKALWEAAKLENDKLKQMLKQKDDEAVQTRATLERFANAQLDAYKSDNHRLKEENAALIRVISKLSK from the exons ATGTCCTTTCGCTCGAGATCACGCACCCAGGCGCCGTTGGCCAGTCGCCGGCGTTCGCTGTCCTCCAGTTCGCGAATGGCTCCCTCGAGTGGCTCATCGGGAGCATATAACTACAATGGGAGTAGCTATACCAGTTCCGGCAGCACTGGTCGTCCCTTGAGCACGGGCTACTTCCCCAGCAGCAGTGGGACGTCCAGTTACCAGAGTCCTTATGCCAGTGTCTATAGTTCAAGGGATAGTTTGTACGGCGGCGGAGGAGCAACTGGCCGGAGTTCTTATGGTAATGCGGGCAGTCGCTACGATTACGGGGCGTCCAagtatcatcatcatcatcatcatcagcagttcaccagcagcagcaaccactATTCGAATCAGCAGCATTCCCATCAGCCAACCGCAAGCAGCAGTGGGCCATCATCGACGACTGTAACCTCATCCGCCTCCACAtgccatgcccatgcccatgctcCATCCATAGCAGCTTCGGTGGCCAATGCCATGCCAGCAACTAAAACGCAAACGCACCAGGGCAATCGCTACTATCTGCAGCTGCAGCCCACCACTGCATCATCCGCTTCGGGTTCGGCTTTGGCTTCGGGTGGAGGTCACCATTACCATAGCCACCTGGTGGTGGGCAAGCATATTAGCCAAAATTATGGCCAGTCTAAAGCCTCTGCTCTCTCCTCCTCTCTGTCCACCGTCTCATCGACTTCGTCGTCCTCCGcatccgcctccgcctccaaTGGAACAGGCACCAATGGTGGCTACGATAGTTCAAGGTATAATCCCAGCTCCTATTCCTCGGCGGGATCTTCGTACTCGGCCAGCGATCGTTATGTCAGTCCCTATTCGAGCAGCTATGACAAGGGTGTGACCACCGCCTCGCTCAGCTTCAAGTCGCCGGGTTTGAGTTCGTCCAACTCGTTCAAGGGTTCCCGTTTGCTGAAAACCAAATCCCTGTCGGCATCCAATAGTAGCCTGAATGCAGCTTATGGCGGTGGTGTATCGTCGACCAGCAATGGCGTTACCAGTGCCGGAGCCACTGTGGCGGCCATTGCAGCCACAAGGAGTAACTCACTGCGGGAACAGGAGCGCAAGTCTCGTAATCGCACGCGTTCAAAGAGTGCCGCCCAGCGATCCATAAGTGCCTCCTCGGAAAAGAGTGAGGGATATGAA AGTGGCAGTGAGCGGACATCTCGTTCCCGCTTGGGCAGCACCACGAGTACGGCCACCACGAGCGAATCGAAGAGCTCCAGCAGTATCGACAAGGCGGAGAATGGCGATGGCATTGATTACAAGGCGCTCTGGGAAGCTGCCAA ATTGGAGAACGATAAGCTGAAGCAGATGCTCAAGCAAAAGGACGATGAAGCCGTGCAGACACGTGCAACGCTCGAGAGATTCGCCAATGCC CAACTTGATGCCTACAAGTCGGATAATCATCGCCTGAAGGAGGAGAACGCCGCGTTGATTAGAGTAATTAGCAAATTAAGTAAATGA
- the LOC128257920 gene encoding protein phosphatase 1 regulatory subunit 12A isoform X25 yields MSFRSRSRTQAPLASRRRSLSSSSRMAPSSGSSGAYNYNGSSYTSSGSTGRPLSTGYFPSSSGTSSYQSPYASVYSSRDSLYGGGGATGRSSYGNAGSRYDYGASKYHHHHHHQQFTSSSNHYSNQQHSHQPTASSSGPSSTTVTSSASTCHAHAHAPSIAASVANAMPATKTQTHQGNRYYLQLQPTTASSASGSALASGGGHHYHSHLVVGKHISQNYGQSKASALSSSLSTVSSTSSSSASASASNGTGTNGGYDSSRYNPSSYSSAGSSYSASDRYVSPYSSSYDKGVTTASLSFKSPGLSSSNSFKGSRLLKTKSLSASNSSLNAAYGGGVSSTSNGVTSAGATVAAIAATRSNSLREQERKSRNRTRSKSAAQRSISASSEKSEGYESGSERTSRSRLGSTTSTATTSESKSSSSIDKAENGDGIDYKALWEAAKLENDKLKQMLKQKDDEAVQTRATLERFANATTKNSLSELEKRERRAMERKLSELEEELKQLDAYKSDNHRLKEENAALIRVISKLSK; encoded by the exons ATGTCCTTTCGCTCGAGATCACGCACCCAGGCGCCGTTGGCCAGTCGCCGGCGTTCGCTGTCCTCCAGTTCGCGAATGGCTCCCTCGAGTGGCTCATCGGGAGCATATAACTACAATGGGAGTAGCTATACCAGTTCCGGCAGCACTGGTCGTCCCTTGAGCACGGGCTACTTCCCCAGCAGCAGTGGGACGTCCAGTTACCAGAGTCCTTATGCCAGTGTCTATAGTTCAAGGGATAGTTTGTACGGCGGCGGAGGAGCAACTGGCCGGAGTTCTTATGGTAATGCGGGCAGTCGCTACGATTACGGGGCGTCCAagtatcatcatcatcatcatcatcagcagttcaccagcagcagcaaccactATTCGAATCAGCAGCATTCCCATCAGCCAACCGCAAGCAGCAGTGGGCCATCATCGACGACTGTAACCTCATCCGCCTCCACAtgccatgcccatgcccatgctcCATCCATAGCAGCTTCGGTGGCCAATGCCATGCCAGCAACTAAAACGCAAACGCACCAGGGCAATCGCTACTATCTGCAGCTGCAGCCCACCACTGCATCATCCGCTTCGGGTTCGGCTTTGGCTTCGGGTGGAGGTCACCATTACCATAGCCACCTGGTGGTGGGCAAGCATATTAGCCAAAATTATGGCCAGTCTAAAGCCTCTGCTCTCTCCTCCTCTCTGTCCACCGTCTCATCGACTTCGTCGTCCTCCGcatccgcctccgcctccaaTGGAACAGGCACCAATGGTGGCTACGATAGTTCAAGGTATAATCCCAGCTCCTATTCCTCGGCGGGATCTTCGTACTCGGCCAGCGATCGTTATGTCAGTCCCTATTCGAGCAGCTATGACAAGGGTGTGACCACCGCCTCGCTCAGCTTCAAGTCGCCGGGTTTGAGTTCGTCCAACTCGTTCAAGGGTTCCCGTTTGCTGAAAACCAAATCCCTGTCGGCATCCAATAGTAGCCTGAATGCAGCTTATGGCGGTGGTGTATCGTCGACCAGCAATGGCGTTACCAGTGCCGGAGCCACTGTGGCGGCCATTGCAGCCACAAGGAGTAACTCACTGCGGGAACAGGAGCGCAAGTCTCGTAATCGCACGCGTTCAAAGAGTGCCGCCCAGCGATCCATAAGTGCCTCCTCGGAAAAGAGTGAGGGATATGAA AGTGGCAGTGAGCGGACATCTCGTTCCCGCTTGGGCAGCACCACGAGTACGGCCACCACGAGCGAATCGAAGAGCTCCAGCAGTATCGACAAGGCGGAGAATGGCGATGGCATTGATTACAAGGCGCTCTGGGAAGCTGCCAA ATTGGAGAACGATAAGCTGAAGCAGATGCTCAAGCAAAAGGACGATGAAGCCGTGCAGACACGTGCAACGCTCGAGAGATTCGCCAATGCC ACAACGAAAAATTCACTATCTGAACTTGAGAAACGCGAAAGAAGAGCTATGGAACGCAAGCTTTCCGAGTTGGAAGAAGAGCTCAAG CAACTTGATGCCTACAAGTCGGATAATCATCGCCTGAAGGAGGAGAACGCCGCGTTGATTAGAGTAATTAGCAAATTAAGTAAATGA
- the LOC128257920 gene encoding protein phosphatase 1 regulatory subunit 12A isoform X24, giving the protein MSFRSRSRTQAPLASRRRSLSSSSRMAPSSGSSGAYNYNGSSYTSSGSTGRPLSTGYFPSSSGTSSYQSPYASVYSSRDSLYGGGGATGRSSYGNAGSRYDYGASKYHHHHHHQQFTSSSNHYSNQQHSHQPTASSSGPSSTTVTSSASTCHAHAHAPSIAASVANAMPATKTQTHQGNRYYLQLQPTTASSASGSALASGGGHHYHSHLVVGKHISQNYGQSKASALSSSLSTVSSTSSSSASASASNGTGTNGGYDSSRYNPSSYSSAGSSYSASDRYVSPYSSSYDKGVTTASLSFKSPGLSSSNSFKGSRLLKTKSLSASNSSLNAAYGGGVSSTSNGVTSAGATVAAIAATRSNSLREQERKSRNRTRSKSAAQRSISASSEKSEGYESGSERTSRSRLGSTTSTATTSESKSSSSIDKAENGDGIDYKALWEAAKLENDKLKQMLKQKDDEAVQTRATLERFANATTKNSLSELEKRERRAMERKLSELEEELKLLQKLKTENDRLRAENRALTRVVSKLTTSAQSQLAKTK; this is encoded by the exons ATGTCCTTTCGCTCGAGATCACGCACCCAGGCGCCGTTGGCCAGTCGCCGGCGTTCGCTGTCCTCCAGTTCGCGAATGGCTCCCTCGAGTGGCTCATCGGGAGCATATAACTACAATGGGAGTAGCTATACCAGTTCCGGCAGCACTGGTCGTCCCTTGAGCACGGGCTACTTCCCCAGCAGCAGTGGGACGTCCAGTTACCAGAGTCCTTATGCCAGTGTCTATAGTTCAAGGGATAGTTTGTACGGCGGCGGAGGAGCAACTGGCCGGAGTTCTTATGGTAATGCGGGCAGTCGCTACGATTACGGGGCGTCCAagtatcatcatcatcatcatcatcagcagttcaccagcagcagcaaccactATTCGAATCAGCAGCATTCCCATCAGCCAACCGCAAGCAGCAGTGGGCCATCATCGACGACTGTAACCTCATCCGCCTCCACAtgccatgcccatgcccatgctcCATCCATAGCAGCTTCGGTGGCCAATGCCATGCCAGCAACTAAAACGCAAACGCACCAGGGCAATCGCTACTATCTGCAGCTGCAGCCCACCACTGCATCATCCGCTTCGGGTTCGGCTTTGGCTTCGGGTGGAGGTCACCATTACCATAGCCACCTGGTGGTGGGCAAGCATATTAGCCAAAATTATGGCCAGTCTAAAGCCTCTGCTCTCTCCTCCTCTCTGTCCACCGTCTCATCGACTTCGTCGTCCTCCGcatccgcctccgcctccaaTGGAACAGGCACCAATGGTGGCTACGATAGTTCAAGGTATAATCCCAGCTCCTATTCCTCGGCGGGATCTTCGTACTCGGCCAGCGATCGTTATGTCAGTCCCTATTCGAGCAGCTATGACAAGGGTGTGACCACCGCCTCGCTCAGCTTCAAGTCGCCGGGTTTGAGTTCGTCCAACTCGTTCAAGGGTTCCCGTTTGCTGAAAACCAAATCCCTGTCGGCATCCAATAGTAGCCTGAATGCAGCTTATGGCGGTGGTGTATCGTCGACCAGCAATGGCGTTACCAGTGCCGGAGCCACTGTGGCGGCCATTGCAGCCACAAGGAGTAACTCACTGCGGGAACAGGAGCGCAAGTCTCGTAATCGCACGCGTTCAAAGAGTGCCGCCCAGCGATCCATAAGTGCCTCCTCGGAAAAGAGTGAGGGATATGAA AGTGGCAGTGAGCGGACATCTCGTTCCCGCTTGGGCAGCACCACGAGTACGGCCACCACGAGCGAATCGAAGAGCTCCAGCAGTATCGACAAGGCGGAGAATGGCGATGGCATTGATTACAAGGCGCTCTGGGAAGCTGCCAA ATTGGAGAACGATAAGCTGAAGCAGATGCTCAAGCAAAAGGACGATGAAGCCGTGCAGACACGTGCAACGCTCGAGAGATTCGCCAATGCC ACAACGAAAAATTCACTATCTGAACTTGAGAAACGCGAAAGAAGAGCTATGGAACGCAAGCTTTCCGAGTTGGAAGAAGAGCTCAAG CTATTGCAGAAGCTAAAGACTGAGAACGATCGTCTGCGAGCCGAGAATCGGGCCCTCACGCGGGTCGTCTCCAAGCTGACCACCTCGGCTCAGAGTCAGCTGGCCAAGACCAAATAG
- the LOC128257920 gene encoding protein phosphatase 1 regulatory subunit 12B isoform X27 has product MSFRSRSRTQAPLASRRRSLSSSSRMAPSSGSSGAYNYNGSSYTSSGSTGRPLSTGYFPSSSGTSSYQSPYASVYSSRDSLYGGGGATGRSSYGTNGGYDSSRYNPSSYSSAGSSYSASDRYVSPYSSSYDKGVTTASLSFKSPGLSSSNSFKGSRLLKTKSLSASNSSLNAAYGGGVSSTSNGVTSAGATVAAIAATRSNSLREQERKSRNRTRSKSAAQRSISASSEKSEGYESGSERTSRSRLGSTTSTATTSESKSSSSIDKAENGDGIDYKALWEAAKLENDKLKQMLKQKDDEAVQTRATLERFANATTKNSLSELEKRERRAMERKLSELEEELKLLQKLKTENDRLRAENRALTRVVSKLTTSAQSQLAKTK; this is encoded by the exons ATGTCCTTTCGCTCGAGATCACGCACCCAGGCGCCGTTGGCCAGTCGCCGGCGTTCGCTGTCCTCCAGTTCGCGAATGGCTCCCTCGAGTGGCTCATCGGGAGCATATAACTACAATGGGAGTAGCTATACCAGTTCCGGCAGCACTGGTCGTCCCTTGAGCACGGGCTACTTCCCCAGCAGCAGTGGGACGTCCAGTTACCAGAGTCCTTATGCCAGTGTCTATAGTTCAAGGGATAGTTTGTACGGCGGCGGAGGAGCAACTGGCCGGAGTTCTTATG GCACCAATGGTGGCTACGATAGTTCAAGGTATAATCCCAGCTCCTATTCCTCGGCGGGATCTTCGTACTCGGCCAGCGATCGTTATGTCAGTCCCTATTCGAGCAGCTATGACAAGGGTGTGACCACCGCCTCGCTCAGCTTCAAGTCGCCGGGTTTGAGTTCGTCCAACTCGTTCAAGGGTTCCCGTTTGCTGAAAACCAAATCCCTGTCGGCATCCAATAGTAGCCTGAATGCAGCTTATGGCGGTGGTGTATCGTCGACCAGCAATGGCGTTACCAGTGCCGGAGCCACTGTGGCGGCCATTGCAGCCACAAGGAGTAACTCACTGCGGGAACAGGAGCGCAAGTCTCGTAATCGCACGCGTTCAAAGAGTGCCGCCCAGCGATCCATAAGTGCCTCCTCGGAAAAGAGTGAGGGATATGAA AGTGGCAGTGAGCGGACATCTCGTTCCCGCTTGGGCAGCACCACGAGTACGGCCACCACGAGCGAATCGAAGAGCTCCAGCAGTATCGACAAGGCGGAGAATGGCGATGGCATTGATTACAAGGCGCTCTGGGAAGCTGCCAA ATTGGAGAACGATAAGCTGAAGCAGATGCTCAAGCAAAAGGACGATGAAGCCGTGCAGACACGTGCAACGCTCGAGAGATTCGCCAATGCC ACAACGAAAAATTCACTATCTGAACTTGAGAAACGCGAAAGAAGAGCTATGGAACGCAAGCTTTCCGAGTTGGAAGAAGAGCTCAAG CTATTGCAGAAGCTAAAGACTGAGAACGATCGTCTGCGAGCCGAGAATCGGGCCCTCACGCGGGTCGTCTCCAAGCTGACCACCTCGGCTCAGAGTCAGCTGGCCAAGACCAAATAG